A stretch of DNA from Salmo trutta chromosome 12, fSalTru1.1, whole genome shotgun sequence:
gctgtaacgtaacaaaatgtggaaatagtctgAATACTGGAaataggggtctgaatactttccgaaggcactgtatttgtctGCAGGATCTCATTCACCATTGTGCTAATCACTGATAGACTATAGTTCTCTTTAATCTGGCTTCTCTTTAAAGCTAGCACTCCTCTTGACCACCCACACCACGCTACACAGTCTTATCTCTGTTCCAATGTGATAAAGACAAccaacctctccctccctcattaaCTAAGACACCAGTTCTCTCTGGGCTGAGCTGGGCTGGACTGAAGGGAGGGAGAAAAGCTGTAGTCAAGACTGGGCTACGCTGCTACGTTGCTCTTGTTTCTTATGCTTTAGCACTCATCTCAGCTAGCATAGCCTGTTGTGGCTTACATGTGAAAATGAAGTAACTTTCATCCCAAAATGTTAGACAACCAACCTAACCTGTCCTCTAGTCAACTTTGAACCATGACATGTTGCTGTCATGGTAACAGCTGAATAGTCATATTATATAGAAAACAGTTTTAACCTCAAAGTAGAAGTTAAACATTATcagataaaatattgaatttggcgtTTACTattatagcccatagaaacgcattgaatacaAATAAGGTTTTGAATTGTCTGTCCTACATCTAGGAGATATTAGAAATATCGTAACTCCATGCTTCTATccgtttgtatgggttaccttcagacgagtcccgtgacacctGTGGGAGTTGTAGCAAAactgagaacaccatcgtgttcgtgagtctcccctttccatagtagTTTCCATAGTTTGTAGGGTCTTTGGACCCTACTGACTTTTTCATGAGAAAAatggtctcatggtctgacaaacaccgctgtagctcggccaccttccaccgcagatgcggaagggtgACAGGcctgcggtggattgagatgcagcccatgcagaaactgatatctctagtttaaactgatggattttgatggggatcaAGCCTAAGGATTAACCATTAGGCTTGATATCTCCATAAATTGATTTATTGTACTCATGTAAGAGGCAATAATAAAAGCAGTATAGAAAGCCTTCctatcaaagtgtgtgtgtgtgtatctattaTAAATGATTCGTCCATGTGTAGGTTCCTGCAGTAGCCATTAACTACCACAGAGTCGTACCCCAGGTGTACCCCATATATGTGTATGGGAGACAATTCTACGCTGATATGTGTATCTATTAGAGGTGATTATATGTCCAGGTAGTAGatgtggaggtgtacctgtaggaGGATCTCAGTTCCCTGTCTGAAGGAGTCACAGGCCACTGCAGCGTAGAAGGCTTTTCTCTTCTTCTTATTCAGCCACATCTGGTTCTTCTCCATTCCAGCGTTCACATCTGTCAATGTCTCTGTCCTGGGGCCCTGGGGAGAGATAGGAGGGGATATTATATTATCTCATAGCgctgtgtgtgtgaaggaggAATTGAAGGATGAAGAACTTGGTGACTTTAATAAAATGTCTGTCCTCTTACCACAAAGACTTCACATGTGAGACAGAGTCCATAGTTCTTAGTGAAACAATGAGCCAGGTCCAGGAGGGCCGGTCTGTTCTTAGGTGCTCCTGTCAGCACCATACACTGAGgtctgaggagggggggggggtaacacacacagagcaagagacatacacacacagagagagacacacacacacacacacacacacacagagagacacacacacacacacagagagagacacacacacacacacacagagagacacacacacacacacacacacacacacacacacagagagacacacacacacacacacacacagagagtcacacacacacacacacacacacacacacacacacacacacacacagagagacacacacacacacacacacacacacagagagacacacacacacacacacacacagagacacacacacacacacacagagagacacacacacacacacacacacagagtcacacacacacacacagagagagagtcacacacacacacacacacacacacacacagagagacacacacacacacacacagagacacacacacacagagagacacacacacacacacacacagagagacacagacacacagagagacacacagacacacagacacaaacacagggagagagagagacacagagacacacacacacatatacacacatacaaacacagagagagagagagagagagagagagagagagagagacacacacacacagttagctaAATCACATTATCATTAGTCTTCTTAACATTCTACACTTTCAGGTTAGAATGCGGAGCAGTATTGTACCTGTCCCCTTCTTTTAATTTCACCTCTAACCATGAACAGAGTAGGTTTTCCTCCACTTGCCATCCATCAGCATAGTGAGAGGTATAATACCAGTGGCTTCTGTTGGCTCTTACCTGAAGTTCTTAACATGGTCCTCTACTCCGGTCAGTGACAGAGCGTTGTTGACCGCGCTGACAAACGTCACGGCCTGAGTGGACGAGCCCCAGTTCACATCTGAGGACAACAGAACACACTGATGTTAACACTGAACTTAGAGATGCTACGTATGTCATATGTAGGAGCTATGTACATCTTATGTCATCCCTATGTACTCATTCCTTTCATAGTATTACTTTTGGCCAGCCCAGGCCTCCCATGTGGTAATGTACACTGGTTCTTTGTGTGTGACTGGTTCATATGTATTCTAATGTCACCTTGATGCAAATCAATGTCTGTGTCTCACTTGGCTTCTTGACGGTGACGTAGACATAGAGGAAGATCTCGATTGCGTAGGTGAGGAGAGCAGCCCACCAGTTGATGACAAACATCACACCACAGCAGAGCACCGCTCCAAACAGAGACAGCCACATGTTGTAGTACCTGTACGCTGGCCTCCAGCCTACACAGGAGAGATCACAGGAGACAACagttagagagttagagagagagagttagagagagagagttagagagagagagagagagttagagagagttagagagagagagttagagagagagacagaaagacagggaatGAGGgactgagagaatgagagagagagtgagtgagtgagtacctGGGGACTTAGCGTATGAAGCGTGGAAGCAGGAGAAGTTGATGAGGGCGTACGATGCCAGGAAGAAGTTGGAGATGATGGGAGCGATGACGTTCAGATcagctacatacacacacacacacacaaacacagagagagagacacacacacacacagagagagacacacacacacacacacacacagagagagagacacacacacacacagagagagacacacacacacacacacagagagacacacacacaaacacacagagagagagagacacacacacagagagacacgcacacaaacagagagagagagagacacacacaaacacagagagacacatacacacaaacacacagagagagacacacacacagagagagagacacacacacacacagagagagagacacacacacaaacacacagagagagagagagacacacacacaaacacacacagagagagagacccacacacagagacacacacacacacacacagagagacgcacacacaaacacacacagagagagagagagacacacacaaacagagagagagagacacacacagagacacacacagagagagagagacacacacaaacacatacagagagagagagacacacacacacacagagagagagacacacacacaaacacacagagagagagacacacacacacagagagacacgcacacaaacagagagagagagagagacacacacaaacacagagagacacatacacacaaacacacagagagagagagacacacacacagagagagagacacacacacacacagagagagagacacacacacagagagagagagagagagagagacacacacaaacacacacagagagagagacacacacacagagacacacacacacacagagacacacacacacacacacaaacacacacagagagagagagacacacacaaacagagagagagacacacacagagacacacacagagagagcgagagacacacatacacacacacacacacaaacacacagagagagagagagagacacacacacaaacacacacagagagagagacacacacacacacacacacacagagagagagacacacacaaacacacacacagagagagagacacacacaaacacacacacagagagagagacacaacagaGATTCACTTGAGTTGTTTGTGACATTACCAATATTAAACTAATTGGCGACTGTGGTTTATCTTAAATGTGTGTAGTGACCTCACTCACCGATGATTATGAAGGCGACAGCGATGATGAAGGTCAGAACGTAGCCTCTGATTGGCTCGTTGTTCTTGCCGTGTCCCTTGGCGAAGAACTTCAGTGCAGTGTAGATGTTGTCTTTACACAGAgcctgagaggaggaggaggaggaggaggaggaggaggaagaggaagaggtggGGGGCGAGAAGTTgaggaggaacaggaagagaAGGGTGGATGAAGAAGAGAAGGATgaagaggtgggggaggagggagagagaggtagaggagggaggagtgggagtTAGCTGATTGTAACATAGTTTGACAGTTGTTGTCATCTGGATAGAAGGAACATGAAAAAGAGAACCGCCGGTCACAAGGTGGGGCTCTGTTTCACTCATCATAGACCTTGTAGTAGTACCTGGAACCCTCAGAGCTGATGAATGAGGATCAAGTGAGCAGACAGGTGATAGACAGTAGTAGTGTGACTGACCTGGAAGACTTTGGGTGCGCTGACGAGGGAGgcgagggcagaggagagggtgGCAGAGAAGGTTCCTGCTGTGATGAGAGGACCGAACCCTGACACCATGGTCATCACCTGGGAGGAGGAGACACAGGGGCTGTTTACTTTCaccggactgtgtgtgtgtgtgtgtgtggttattttgTTGTGTGCTGTAGTGAGTGTTCCATTTTTGTGTTGTTGTACtgaatgtgtaactgtgttgtttgatTGTTGTTACAttatggttgttgttgttgtacctGGAAGTTGTTCATGGAGCCAAACTTGCAGCTGTTGACATCACAGGAGGAGAAGTTCCATCCCTGCTCACAGGCAGCAGTGTTGGTACCGTTACACAACATTTCCATCCCTGTGGCAATGGTGTCGTTGATGTTTCCTGTTGCATCACGCACCACCGTGGCAGCTGCTCAATTAGAAAACAGAACAGACACAACATTTAGGGAGggttttgtgtgtgcgtgtgcatgtgtgtgcgtgcgtgtgcgtgcagtCCTTACAGACACAGAGGGCGACTCCCAGGTATGTGACTCCAGTGATGAGGATGGCCAGCAGGGTTCCTTTAGGGAGAGCATCCTGGGGATCCTGCAGGAGAACCAGAGATATAGACACCATCGTTAACAACAGCAGAAGTGatagctggaggaaacagttataCTGATATAACGTGGTTTGGGTCTATGGGATCATTATTCTCTGTTGTTTAAAATGAAGGTGCCTGTTCACAGACACAAagagtatttctctctctctttcgccatccacctctctctctctgtctcttaatctccccttcaccctctctttcctctccagtgttggggaagctactctgaaaatatagtttaccaagctaccaatgaCTTCACACAGGAAGAAGTTGTGCTACAGTAAAGCTACCCTAAAGAGAAATATACAGTAGTTTATAAAGCTACCCTAAAGAGAAATATACAGTAGTTTATAAAGCTACCCTAAAGAGAAATATACAGTCGTTTATAAAGCTACCCTAAAGAGAAATATACAGTAGTTTATAAAGCTACCCTAAAGAGAAATATACAGTAGTTTATAAAGCTACCCTAAAGAGAAATATACAGTCGTTTATAAAGCTACCCTAAAGAGAAATATACAGTCGTTTATAAAGCTACTTTGAAAAAGTatttcactacatccaaactacttcgtGAAAATAATCAtatctgaaatgtcataatatAATGTTAAGAAACATGACTACAAGAACACATTGCTCTGTAGTTGGATGTTAACAGTGAACTGAGATCTGTGTGGTCAGGCAGAGGAAAATAGTGGGTCATTTGTGAAATAGTCATTTCTTTCCCTTCATAccttcaggtctccagagatgttggctCCGGCCAGGATACCCGTGGCAGCAGGGAAGAAGATGGCGAACACAGAGAAGAACGTCTCTCCATCTCGGAAGTCCGGCGGTAAGTTCTCCATAAATATTTTGGCtgtgggggagaaagagaagagatgtGGATGAGAAGGGTGTCTCTGTGTCAAACTGGtgtttctgtctttgtgtgtCATTTGACAGAGAATAGAAAAGTACATGaactgaccatgtgacctgagcAGGACAAACTCAGGGCTCTACTCATGAAACTAATATAGCTTGATTATAAATGTGAGCATTATAAAGGTTATATATTTGATGAATTCCTCTATCTATGTGAAGGAAACCTCTGTTGTTGCCTCACCGTCATAGTTAAAGAATCCTTTGGACTTCTTGTCGGTGGAGGCTGGGATGCCGGTTCCTACGAAGACGTTGGCGATGGCTACCAGGAGGATGATCAGCAGACCGATCTGAGCCTGAAGAGACAGGACATCAACAGGTTAGTCTGGGTTACAAAGCTTCCATATGAAACTAGAGGACAGTTACAAGGTCACACCATTCCTCTCCAACAGTTGAAGAGGACAAACCGACTGTCATACGGAACTGAACACATACTGATCTCAGTTACGATCAATATCAGACATGGAATTGAAAGATGTCAAGTTGATATCAGTTGATACATTTTCTGCTGGAAACATGGGGATTTGAACCATACTGTATGTGGATCTGTCTCTAGTTGTACAGTGAAGTGCAGTGCAGCATAGTGAGAGTAacataatgtagtgtagtgtatgtgtTGTATATTATATCATGCAgtggtgtagtataatgtagcGTTGAGTAGTGTATTATAATGTAGCTTAGCGAAGTATAATGTAGTGTAGCGTAGtatagtgtagcgtagtgtagtgTAGCATAGTACaatgtagtgtagcgtagtgtagtgTAGCATAGCATAGTGTAatataatgtagtgtagtgtagcatAATGTGGTATAATGTTGTGTAGTGTAGAATAATATagtgtagtataatgtaatgtagagtagcgtagtgtagtataatgtaatgtagtgtagcataatgtaatgtagcatagagtagtataatgtaatgtagtataatgtaatgtagcgTAGAGTAGGATAATGTagagtagtataatgtaatgtagcgTAGAGTAGCATAGAGTAGCGTagagtagtataatgtaatgtagcgAAGAGTAGTATAATTTAATGTAGTGTAGCATAATGTAATGTAGCATagagtagtataatgtaatgtagtataatgtaatgtagcgTAGAGTAGGATAATGTagagtagtataatgtaatgtagcgTAGAGTAGCATAGAGTAGCGTagagtagtataatgtaatgtagcgAAGAGTAGTATAATTTAATGTAGTGTAGCATAATGTAATGTAGCAtagagtagtataatgtagtgtagcgtagcatagagtagtataatgtaatgtagagtaGCGTAGATTAGAGTAGTATAACGTAATGTAGCATAgcgtagtataatgtaatgtagcaTAGAGTAGCGTAGAGTAGTATAATATAATGTAGCATAGAATAATGTAATGTagagtagtataatgtaatgtagtgtaattTAGCGTAGAGTAATATAATGTAGCGTagagtagtataatgtaatgtagcaTAATGTAATTTAGCGTagagtagtataatgtaatggagcgtagggtagtataatgtaatgtagagtagagtagtgtaatgTAGCGTGGAATTGTATACTGTAATGTAGCGTAGAGTAGTATAATGTATTGTagagtagtataatgtaatgtagcgtagagtagagtagtgtaatgTTGCTTAGAGAAGTATACTGCAATGTAGTTTATAGTAGTGTAATGTAGCGTAGAGTAGTATAGTGTAATGTTGCGTagagtagtataatgtaatgtagcaTAGAGTAGCGTAGAGTTGTATAATGTAGCGAagagtagtataatgtaatgtagagtagtataatgtaatgttgcgtaaagtagtataatgtagtgtagcgtagagtagtataatgtaatgtagcataaagtagtataatgtaatgtagcgTAGAGTAGTATAATTTAGCATAGTTTAGTATAAGGTAATGTAGcatagagtagtgtagagtagtgtaatgTAGCGTAGAGTAGCATAGCGTagagtagtataatgtaatgAAGCGTAGATTAGCATAGAGTTGCGTAGAGTAGTATACTGTAATGTAGCGtagagtagtataatgtagtgtagcGTAGAGTAGTGTAATGTTGAGtagagtagtataatgtagtgtagcgtagagtagtataatgtaatgtagagtaGTGTAATTTAGCGTAGAGTAGTGAAGAGTAGTATAATGTAGCTTagagtagtataatgtaatgCAGCATAGAGTAGTGTAATGTAGCGTAgcgtagtataatgtaatgtagcatagagtagtataatgtaatgtatcttagagtagtataatgtaatgtagcaTAGAATAGAATAATGTAATGTagagtagtataatgtaatgtagcaTAGAATAGAATAATGTAATGTagagtagtataatgtaatgtagtgtaattTAGCGTAGagtaatataatgtaatgtagcgtagagtagtataatgtaatgtagcaTAATGTAATTTAGCGTagagtagtataatgtaatggagcgtagggtagtataatgtaatgtagcgTGGAATTGTATACTGTAAAGTAGCGTAGAGTAGTATAATGTATTGTAGCGTagagtagtataatgtaatgtagagtaGTGTAATGTTGCTTagagtagtataatgtaatgttgcgtagagtagtataatgtaatgtatcGTAGGGTAGTATACTGTAATGTAGCGTAGAGTAGTATAATGTATTGTAGCGTagagtagtataatgtaatgtagagtaGTGTAATGTTGCTTagagtagtataatgtaatgttgcgtagagtagtataatgtagtgtagcgtagagtagtataatgtaatgtagcgTAGATTAGCATAGAGTTGCGTAGAGTAATATATTGTAATGTTGCTTagagtagtataatgtaatgttgcgtagagtagtataatgtaatgtagcaTAGAGTAGCGTACAGTTGTATAATGTAGCGAagagtagtataatgtaatgtagagtagtataatgtaatgttgcgtcgagtagtataatgtaatgttgcgtagagtagtataatgtagtgtagcGTAGAAGTAAGTTAAAATATAaagtagtataatgtaatgtagagtaGTATAATTTAGCATAGTTTAGTATAAGGTAATGTAGcatagagtagtgtagagtagtataatgtaatgtagcgTAGAGTAGCGTagagtagtataatgtaatgAAGCGTAGATTAGCATAGAGTAGCGTAGAGTAGTATACTGTAATGTAGCGtagagtagtataatgtagtgtagcgtagagtagtataatgtaatgtagagtaGTGTAATGTAGCGTAGAGTAGTATACTGTAATGTAGCGTAGAGTAGTATACTGTAATGTAGCGTAGAGTAGTATAATATAATGTAGCGTagagtagtataatgtaatgtagcaTAGAGTAGTGTAATGTAGCGTAGCGTagagtagtataatgtaatgAAGCGTAGATTAGCATAGAGTTGCGTagagtagtataatgtaatgtagcgTAGAGTTGTGTAATGTAGCGTagagtagtataatgtaatgtagcgTAGAGTTGTGTAATGTAGCGTAGAGTAGTATACTGTAATGTAGCGTAGAGTAGTATAATATAATGTAGCGTAGAGTTGTATAATGTagagtagtataatgtaatgtagcatagagtagtataatgtaatgtagagtaGTGTAATGTAGCGTAGAGTAGTATAATGTAGAGTAGAATAATGTAATGTagagtagtataatgtaatgtagagtagtataatgtaatgtagcgTAGAGTAGCATagagtagtataatgtaatgtagagtagtataatgtagagtagtataatgtaatgtagagtagtataatgtagcgtagagtagtataatgtaatgtagagtagtataatgtagagtagtataatgtaatgtagagtagtataatgtaatgtagagtagtataatgtagagtagtataatgtaatgtagagtagtataatgtaatgtagagtagtataatgtaatgtagagtagtataatgtagtgtagtataatgtaatgtagagtagtataatgtaatgtagagtaGCATAATGTAGCGTagagtagtataatgtaatgtagagtagtataatgtagcgtagagtagtataatgtaatgtagagtaGTATAATGTAGCGTAGAGTagcataatgtaatgtagagtaGTATAATGTAGCGTAGAGTagcataatgtaatgtagagtagtttaatgtagcgtagagtagtataatgtaatgtagagtagtataatgtagcgtagagtagtataatgtaatgtagagtaGTATAATATAATGTAGCGTAGAGTTGTATAATGTAGAGTAGAATAATGTAATGTAGCATAGAGTAGAATAATGTAATGTagagtagtataatgtaatgtagagtaGTATAATTTAGCGTAGAGTAGTATAAGGTAATGTAGCGTAGAGTAGTGTAATGTAGCATACTGtaatgtagagtagagtagtgtaatgAAGCTTagagtagtataatgtaatgtagcgtagtataatgtaatgtagagtaGTGTAATGTAGAGTAGTGTAATGTAGAGTAGTGTATTTTAGCATAGAGTAGTATACTGTAATGTAGCGTagagtagtataatgtaatgtagcaTAGAATAGTATACTGTAATGTAGAGTAGTGTAATGTAgcgtagtataatgtagtgtagtataatctagtataatgtagtgtagtgtagtatagtgttgtATAATGTAGTGTTGTATAATGTAGTGTTGTATAATGTAGTATGATGTAGTGTTGTTTATTTCAGTGTAGTTTAATGTagtgtagtataatgtaatgtagcaTAGTCtagtataatgtagtataatgtagcGTACTgttgtatagtgtagtgtagtttaatgtagtgtagtataatgtaatgtagcgTAGTGTTGCTTAGCGTTGTGTAGTATCTCACCTTGGCCTCCCACTCCATCCCGGCCACTGAGATCCCCAGCAGCAGTACCACCGAGATACAGCCAATGATCCTGATGTCATTCAGCTCATCTATCATGATGGCATCGTTTTCCTGTAcaggaaaggagggggagagagaggtggagagagagatgcacagggaaaggtagagagagggggggaaagggagagagggaccacTGTCAgtgatctgacacacacacacacacacacacacacacacacacacacacacacacacacacacacacagatgttacGTACCTTGAGTAGGTCCACCACAGTCTCTGCAAAGCCCACCACGTACATCGCCACGGCAACAGCGTTAGCAAAGGCGAAGATGAGACCGATGGAACCGCCAAACTCTGGTCCCAGACTACGTGATATCAGGTAGTACGCCCCTCCTGGaaaccaatcagtcagtcagtcagtcagtcagtcagtcagtcagtcagtcaatcaatcaatcagtcattcTTCATTCCTATACTTGTACATACAGTggacacagagcaggtagggagcggggataataacattcctatacttgtacatacagtggacacagagcaggtagggagcggggataataacattcctatacttgtacatacagtggacacagagcaggtagggagcggggataataacattcctttacttgtacatacagtggacacagagcaggtagggagcgaggataataacattcctatacttgtacatacagtggacacagagcaggtagggagcggggatataataacattcctatactgtacatacagtggacacacagagcagggtagggagcggggataataacattcctatacttgtaacatacagtggacacacagagcaggtagggagcggggataataacattcctatacttgtaacatacagtggacacacagagcaggtagggagcggggataataacattcctatacttgtacatacagtggacacacagagcaggtagggagcggggataataacattcctatactgtacatacagtggacacagagagcaggtagggagcggggataataacattcctatacttgtacatacagtggacacagagcaggtagggagcggggataataacattcctatacttgtacatacagtggacacacagagcaggtagggagcggggataataacattcctatacttgtacatacagtggacacagagcaggtagggagcggggataataacattc
This window harbors:
- the LOC115203356 gene encoding solute carrier family 12 member 1, whose amino-acid sequence is MENDAYDRIGDEPPNYEETSFSGGTTSNGNGTGNGEHRAVRPSVVSAFGHDTLDRVPNIDFYRNAGSVSGNRAVRPSLQELHDVFQKNGRISVTNTVEDREGSDGTPSDDVESVIPLDNKDGTVRFGWIKGVLVRCMLNIWGVMLFIRLSWVFGQAGWGLGIVVIALSCVVTTVTGLSMSAICTNGVVRGGGAYYLISRSLGPEFGGSIGLIFAFANAVAVAMYVVGFAETVVDLLKENDAIMIDELNDIRIIGCISVVLLLGISVAGMEWEAKAQIGLLIILLVAIANVFVGTGIPASTDKKSKGFFNYDAKIFMENLPPDFRDGETFFSVFAIFFPAATGILAGANISGDLKDPQDALPKGTLLAILITGVTYLGVALCVSATVVRDATGNINDTIATGMEMLCNGTNTAACEQGWNFSSCDVNSCKFGSMNNFQVMTMVSGFGPLITAGTFSATLSSALASLVSAPKVFQALCKDNIYTALKFFAKGHGKNNEPIRGYVLTFIIAVAFIIIADLNVIAPIISNFFLASYALINFSCFHASYAKSPGWRPAYRYYNMWLSLFGAVLCCGVMFVINWWAALLTYAIEIFLYVYVTVKKPNVNWGSSTQAVTFVSAVNNALSLTGVEDHVKNFRPQCMVLTGAPKNRPALLDLAHCFTKNYGLCLTCEVFVGPRTETLTDVNAGMEKNQMWLNKKKRKAFYAAVACDSFRQGTEILLQASGLGRLKPNILMMGFKKDWRTADTAGVQSYVGILHDAFDFEYGTVVLRMNQGLDISHIIKAQEEMEREAQEQKDLEKEELAEENKGKSIFRKSRNLSTQGLTSRASVTTPQSPQVVVVNERLVSTSTQFQRKQGKGTIDVWWMFDDGGLTLLLPYILTTRKKFKDCKMRIFIAGQPGRVEQDRHEMKSLLEKFRIKYADIHVIDDITQNPNSNSWKMFEDMIEPFRLHEGSKSTTLAEALRKDNPWKISDAELDTFEEKTNLQVRLNELLQENSRAANLIIVSMPIARLGSVSDHLYMAWLDILTKNLPPTMLIRGNHKSVLTFYS